Sequence from the Candidatus Neomarinimicrobiota bacterium genome:
CTATATCGAAGCCAAGGGTTTTGGCGACTATTTCATCCACGGCACTGGCCACGGGGTGGGACTAGAGGTTCACACGGCGCCACGCCTGTCGAGACAAAGCCGTGAAGTGCTGGCAGCGAATATGGTGGTGACGGTGGAGCCGGGCATTTATATCCCGGATTGGGGCGGCGTGCGCATCGAGGATGACATCCTTGTCGGCCTCGACGGCAGCGCCCCACTCAACAAATCGACGAAAGAATTACTGGTAGTTGGTTAGTATAGTCGGTTAACAATTATTGCCCATCGGCAGGCACGGGTTCGCCCAGGTCATTGCCTGGTGATTCGGTGCCACCGCTGCCGTTTTGCCCGCTAGCATGCGGGACCTCAGACTGACCATCATCCAGAAGCTGCTTCAGGCGCGCCAGCATGATGGTCAGATCTATCATGTCCATAAAGTGGTTGACGGTACGACCACCATTCTCAGCCAACAAATCCTCTAGCTCCGCCTTGCCCAGGACTACGCCGGCGTGTTCGGCCCTATCGCCCGCTATCGTGCTCCTTACGTCCTTCATCATGAGCTGCACCATTGACATGATATCCGCCTCCCGCAGGAAAGGTGAAGCCGTATTGCGGCTGACTTGGGAGACACCCAACCTCAAATGCGCTACATAGGCACGCCTCAGCGGGCGCGCCTCCGAGGCGTCATACTGAAGATCACGATAATGTGATTCAAGCTCAAGTGATTGGGCTGAGGCAGGATTTGAGGCCGCCACGGCGAGCTGGCCACCCTCGGTGGTCGCGCGCTTATCTGCCAGCCTCTGACCACGGGGGTCTGCCAGCGCCTTCATTTGTCCAGGCGTCAAACCCACCTTTGACAGCGAAACGGCGAGAGGGGAGAGCTGGGTGGATACACCGGGCTGCTCAGCAACTGAGGGCGCGAAATGCCGAGAACGACCTGCCGGGCGTAATCCCCGCAACGGCTGGGGCTTTTGCAGAGCATCCTTCCCCAACAGTAGCATGGCGCTCATTCGAACTGATTCAACCGAATTGTGCATGCTATTCATCCGAACTCTCTACATCCACTTATCGGCGCGCCCAGCCCTATTATAACCCAAAAGATGCGTTTTCGTGAGATCATTTCCAGTGTGCATGGGGGGATAACAAAATCTATCACCCCAGCGATTAAATTCAGACACCATGCCGCAGCGCCATTCCAAGCCAGATTTGAACATCTATCAGGATGCGGCCAGGTACGACGCTGAAAACTGGTGGAAGACTGACGACCTGGCGTTCTGGGGCGAGATGGCACGTGAATTTGGCCCCAACGTGCTGGAGCTGGCTGCGGGCACCGCCCGTCTGGCCCCTACCATCCTGGATTCCGGGGCCAGCTATACCGGACTTGACGCGGCCACGGAGCTTTTGCAGCGTGCCGGCAGCAAGGTGGCAGAGTACGGTGAGAGGGCCCGGTTGCTGGAGGGCGACATGCGCCAATTTGACCTGGGCAATACCTTCGACCTGATTATTATCGCCTTCAACTCGTTCCTGCACCTGCTTACCGATGAGGATGCGCTGGCGGCCCTGGCATGCATTCGCCGGCATTGCCACGCCCATACGCGCTTTGCTCTTGACATATTCGTGCCCGACCCGCTATTTCTATATCGCCCGGAAGGCCAAAAAGTCCCCGCCAAGATCTATACCGACCCCGCCACCGGTGCCAAGGTCAACGTGATGGAAACCAATCGCTATGAACCGGGCACCGATCTCAACCAACTACGCTGGTACTATTCCACGGCGGACAACCCGGATTTCCTGGTGCTGGACTTCACCTTGCGCATGATCTTTCCCGATACCATGGACCGCCTCCTGCATGATGCCGGATTCCGGGTGCTGGAGAAATGGGGAGACTACCGGCGGACGCCACTCAACAGCGGAAGTGCGCTACAGATTTATATGGCCGAGCGTGCGGGTTGATTCGGTGGGGACTGATTAGGGCGCCAGAAGCGGCGCTGCTAGATCAACATTTGAAATGCGCGCGGCATCATCTTCACGTGCAGGGGGCCGGCTGCAGTTAGTTCGCCATCGATATTGTTCCGCTCGTCCTTCTCGGGTATGATGGAAAACTCCGCTGTTTGAACATACTCAAGCAGCGGCGAGTTCACGTGCGAACCGTCGAAGACCTTGGGCAGCAGACGCAGGATTTTCAGTCGCGGGGCCGCACGGACAATGATCAGATCGATGAGTCCATCGGACACGTCTGCGCGGGGCGCCATGCGCATCCCCTTGCCAGTATAAGGCGTATTGCACCCCAGTATGAAACTGAAGCGATCGGTAGAATCGCGGCCATCGAAAATGAGGCGCGCCCGCCGCCGCCGGCCCTTGAGCACTTCCAGTGCGCTTGCCAGGGTGTAGCGTGTTTCCCCCAGCCAGCGGAGCTTCTCCGAAGTAGCCAGTACGTCGGCAACCAGCCCCCAACCCACGATGTTAAACGCATAGATGGTCTGATCACC
This genomic interval carries:
- a CDS encoding class I SAM-dependent methyltransferase, which produces MPQRHSKPDLNIYQDAARYDAENWWKTDDLAFWGEMAREFGPNVLELAAGTARLAPTILDSGASYTGLDAATELLQRAGSKVAEYGERARLLEGDMRQFDLGNTFDLIIIAFNSFLHLLTDEDALAALACIRRHCHAHTRFALDIFVPDPLFLYRPEGQKVPAKIYTDPATGAKVNVMETNRYEPGTDLNQLRWYYSTADNPDFLVLDFTLRMIFPDTMDRLLHDAGFRVLEKWGDYRRTPLNSGSALQIYMAERAG
- a CDS encoding diacylglycerol kinase family lipid kinase → MIPRRLWIAVNPHSGGGRGPSILRSLMPIFEAADVALTIHETRHAGHAADLVRQLDTSELDAFCVVGGDGTMHEAVNGLLSRPDKPALPLAMIPAGSGNAFLHGFECLDPVDAARRIVAGNARAIDAAHVSLGDQTIYAFNIVGWGLVADVLATSEKLRWLGETRYTLASALEVLKGRRRRARLIFDGRDSTDRFSFILGCNTPYTGKGMRMAPRADVSDGLIDLIIVRAAPRLKILRLLPKVFDGSHVNSPLLEYVQTAEFSIIPEKDERNNIDGELTAAGPLHVKMMPRAFQMLI